The Candidatus Eisenbacteria bacterium sequence GTGCGGGGCGCTGCGGCGCCCCGCGACGTATGGCGGGAACGTGTGGGAATCGAACCCACCTCGGACGTTGGAAACGCCCGACAGAAGGATTTGAAGTCCTCGGAGTCCACCAGAACCCATCCGTCCCCGCGAACCGCTATGCCGACACCTCGAGCGGGCGCGAACCCCGCGGGAGCACCTCGCCGATCACGGCGGCCTTCACGCGCGCGCGAGAGAGCCTCGCCATCAGATCCTTCACGCGGGGCGGGCCCGCCACGATCAGGAGCCCTCCCGACGTCTGAGGATCGACCAGCGCCGCCCGGAGCGTCGCGGGCACCGTCTCATCGTAGCGCGTCTGGGCCTCGAGGTACGACGCGTTCGCCTGGAGCCCGCCCGGCGCGACGCCCTGGCCGGCGAACTCGAGCACGCCGGGAAGCACGGGCACCGCGCGGCTCCACACCCGGATCGTGACGCGGCTCGCCCGGGCGATGTTGAGGGCGTGCCCCAGGAGCCCGAACCCGGTCACGTCCGTCGCCGCGCTCGCGCGCGCCGCCTGCATCGCCTCGGCCGCGGCCCGGTTCAGCGTGGCCATCTGGCGCGTGATCGTGCGCAGCGAGGCGTCGTCGAGGAGCCTCCGCTTGAGGGCGGTCGCCAGGATGCCGGTGCCCAGGGGCTTCGTCAGCACGAGCAGATCTCCCTTCCGCGCGCCGGCGTTCGAGATCACGCGCTTCGGATGCACGTACCCCGTCACGGCGAATCCGAACTTGATCTCGCGGTCCCGGATCGAGTGGCCGCCCAGGAGCGCCACGTCCGCGCGGCGGAGCGTCTCCGCGCCTCCGCGCATCATCTCGCGCAGGATCGTGAGATCCCCTCCTTCGGGGAAGCCCACGATCGAGAGCGCCGAGACGGGCGTTCCGCCCATGGCGTAGACGTCGCTCACGGAGTTGGCGGCCGCGATTCGCCCGTACTCGTAGGGGTCGTTCACGACCGGCGTGATGAAGTCGACCGTCTGCACGAGCGCGAGACCGGGCGCGACCCGGTACACCCCCGCGTCGTCCCAGGTGTCGGGGCCGACGAGGACGTTCCGGTTCCGCTTGGGGGCGGGTAGTCCGCCGAGCACGTGGCTGAGGTCCTCCGGACCCAGCTTCGCCGCTCAGCCCGCGCAGGCGACCTGCTCGGTCAGCCGGTAGATGTCCCGTCTCGTGTGGCTCATGGATTCCAGGTACGGCCGCGCCGACCGGCGCGGATCAGGGGAGGAACGCCCACACCTCGATTTCGACGCGCGCGCCCGCGGGGAGATCCCGGGCCGCGATCGTGGAGCGCGCGGGGCGTGGCTCGGTGAAGCGGCTGGCGTAGACCTCGTTCATGGCCTTGAAGTCGGCCATGTCGACGAGGAACACGGTGGTCTTGACGACGTTCGCCAGGGTCGCGCCTCCCTCGGCGAGGATCGCTTCGAGATTCCGGATGGTCTGCTCGGTCTGCTCGGCCACGCCGCCAGGGACGAGCGCGCCCTTCGAGGGATCGGTGCCGGTCTGCCCCGACGTGACGATCCAGCGCCCCTGGAGCGTCCCGGTCCTCGCCTGGACGTAGGGGCCGATCGCGGCGGGCGCCCGGTCGGTGTGCAGGACCGCTCGGTCCGTCCCCTGGCTCACTCGACCGTGACGCTCTTGGCGAGATTGCGCGGCTGGTCCACGTCGCACCCTCGCTCCACGGCGATGTAGTACGCGAGGAGCTGGAGCGGGATCACCGCGAGGAGCGGCGTGAGCGATCCCATGGTGCGCGGGATGAAGAGCACGTGGTCCGCCTTCGAGACGACGTGCGTGTCCCCTTCCGTCGCGACGGCGATGATCTTCCCCTTCCGCGCGCGGACCTCCTCCATGTTGCTCAGGACCTTCTCGTAGGCCGAGTCCTGCGTGCAGATGAAGACGACCGGCATGTTGTCGTCGATCAGGGCGATCGGTCCGTGCTTCATCTCGGCCGCGGGATATCCCTCCGCGTGGATGTAGGAGATCTCCTTCAGTTTCAGCGCGCCCTCGAGCGCCACGGGGAAGTTCACGCCGCGCCCCAGGTAGAGGAAGTTGTTGTGATGGGAGTTCGCCTTCGCGATCTTCTGGATGCCCTCCGCGCCGGCGAGGATCGTCTCGATCTTGCCGGGAATCGCCTCGAGCTCGCGGACCAGCTCGGCCCCGACCTCGGGCGACAGCTCGCCGAGACGGCCCAGGTAGAGCGTGAAGAGCGCGAGCGCCGCGACCTGCGAGGTGAACGCCTTCGTCGACGCGACCCCGATCTCCGGTCCCGCGTGGATGTACACGCCGCCGTCCGATTCGCGCGCGATCGTGGAGCCGACCACGTTGCAGACGCCGAGCACTCGGGCGCCCTTCCGCTTCGCCTCGCGCATCGCGGCGAGCGTGTCGGCGGTCTCGCCCGACTGGCTGATCGCGAGCACGATCGTCCCCGGCTCGAGGATCGGATTCCGGTAGCGGAACTCCGACGCGTACTCGACCTCGACGGGGATCCGCGCGAGCTCCTCGATCAGGTACTCGCCGATGAGCCCCGCGTGCCAGGACGTCCCGCAGGCGGTGATCACCACGCGCTGGAGGGCGCGCAGCTCCGCGGCGGTCATGTTGAGCCCGCCGAGTCGCGCCATTCCCTCCTCGAGCAGGATGCGGCCCCGGAGCGTGTTCCGGATCGACTGGGGCTGCTCGAAGATCTCCTTCAGCATGAAGTGCGGGAATCCCGCCTTCTCGATCATCTCGAGGTCCCAGTCCACGGTCTCGATCTTCTTGGAGACCGCCTCCTCGCGGATCGTGGTGGTGTGGATCCCGTTGGGGGTGAGGACGACCATCTCCTCGTCGTCGAGGTACACCACCTGGTTCGTGTGGCGGATGATCGCCGACACGTCCGACGCCAGGATGTACTCCGAGTCGCAGATCCCGACGACGAGCGGACTCCCGTGGCGCGCTCCGACGATCTTCTGGGGCTCGTCCGTGGCGATGACCGCGAGCCCGTACGTGCCCGTGACAAGGCGCACCGCCGCGGCCACGGCCTTCTCGAGGTTCCCGTCGTAGAACTTCTCGATCAGGTGGGCGATCACCTCGGTGTCGGTGTCCGTGGTGAACTTGTGCCCTTCCTGCTGGAGCTTGATCTTGAGAGTGGAGTAGTTCTCGATGATGCCGTTGTGGACGACGGCGATCTTGTTCTTGCAGTCGGTGTGCGGGTGGGCGTTGATCGTGTTGGGAACGCCGTGCGTGGCCCAGCGCGTGTGCGCGATCCCGAGCCGCCCCTTGGGGTGGTTCGAGTCGACGAGCTTCTCGAGGATCGCGATCTTGCCGGCGGACTTCTCGATCTTGAGCCCGTCGCCGTTCAGAACGGCGAGGCCCGCCGAGTCGTACCCGCGATATTCCATCCGGCGGAGCCCTTCGAGCAGGATCGGCACGGACTCCTGCGGGCCCACGTAGCCGATGATGCCGCACATGGATGTCAGCCCCCCTGTGGCGCCGGTCGCGTGCTTCCCTGCGATCGCTCCACGGCTTCCTTCGCGCGCGAGACGAGGCCTTCCGCCCGTTCCCGGGTTGGGGCCTCGGCGATGATCCGCACGATCGGCTCCGTCCCGGACGCGCGCACCTGCACCCAGGCATCTTCCCAGACGTACTTTTCCCCGTCCAGCACATTGCGGTCCGCCTCGGGGAACGCGTCCCGGAGGGACTCCGCGGCCGCGGCCGCGTCTGCAAGTCGAAGATGGAGCGACCGTTTGACCATGACGAGGGGCGGCAGCTCCGCGACGCGCGCGCTCAGGGGACGGGAGTCCTGGGCGAGCCAGTCCAGCGTGATCGCCGCCGCCAGGAGGCCGTCCCGGGTCGCGTGGAGCGTGGGGTAGATGACCCCGCCGTTCCCCTCGCCGCCGATCACGCCTCCCTTCGCGAGGAGGAGCTGCGCCACGTGCGCCTCGCCCACGCGCGAGCGCTCGACTGCCGCGCCGTACCGGCGTGCGATCACTTCGACCCCCATCGAGGTCGACGCATTCACCGCGACGAGGCCCGGTGCCCGCGCGAGCGCCCAGTCGACCGCGATCTGAAGCGTGCGCTCCTCACCGATCGGCGTGCCGCGCTCGTCCACGATCGCGAGGCGGTCGGCATCGGGGTCGTAGGCGAAACCGACCGCAGCGCCCGTCCGCTTCACGAGCGCTCCGAGGTCGCCGAGGTTCTCGGGAAGCGGCTCGGGGACGCGCGGGAACCTGCCGTCCGGCGTGCAGTGGATCGCCTCGATCTCGCAGCCGAGCGCGCGTAGCAGCTCCGGAACGGCGATCGAGCCCGCGCCGTTCGTGGCGTCGACCGCCACCCGAAACCGGCGCGATCGGACGCGCTCCACGTCGATGCCCGGGAGCGCGAGGATCGCGGCGCGGTGACGCCCGATCGCCGCGTCATCCGTCCGGACCTGCCCGACGAGGTCGTGCGTCACCCACGCGGGCGCTCCCTCGCGCGCGCGGCGCGCGACCGCCTCGGACTGCGCCGGCGGGAGGAACGTGCCGCCCGGGCCGAAGAGCTTGAGCGCGTTCCAGGGCGCCGGGTTGTGACTCGCGGTGACCGCGAGGCCTCCCGCCGCCTCGTGTCCCCGGATCGCGAAGAGGATGGTCGGCGTGGGCGCGATGCCGACGTCGACGACGTCGTGGCCGGTCGCGAGGAGCGCCGCCTGCGCGCCGCGGAGCACCCAGGCCCCGCTCGGACGCGAGTCCCGTCCCGTCACGACCGGCCCCGGCCCGAGGAGCGACCCGTGCGCCCCCGCGAAGCGGGTGATCACGTCGGGGGTCAGGGCTTCCCCCACGATGCCGCGCACGCCGGAGGCGCTGACCATGAGGCCATGCCAGGGATCGCGGGAAGCCGCTGTGGGTGAGGAAGTCATCATGGTTTCGCGCCGAGGTGGGACTCTACCCCACTCTGTCGGCAGCTCCGAAGGCCTCCTTGATGGTGTCGGACCGGCGCTCTCTCGACGCCGGGAGTCCCGCTGGAACGGACCGTGGGGAAAGAATGGAGCTGGTGACCGGAATCGAACCGGTGACCCCGTCATTACGAGTGACGTGCTCTACCAGCTGAGCTACACCAGCCCCGGAAAGCGAAATCCCGCGCGGCGCGCGGGAGGCGAGCGCATAAGGTGGTGCGACCCCGCAGAATCGAACTGCGGACACCCACATTTTCAGTGTGGTGCTCTACCAACTGAGCTAGGGTCGCGCCGGTCGGAAAATTTATCAGACGGGGAGGTCTCGGTCAACCTCGGGGGTGCCGGAAACGGCGTCCGATCGCGCTTCCCGGCTAGGCGAGGCGCCGGCGGCGGTCGCTGCGCCCTCCGCGGCGGTCGGGCTTTCCACGGCGGTCCGTGTTCTCGCGCACGGGCAGGTAGATCGTGAGGATGCTGCTCCAGTCTCCCTCGCTCCGAGCCCGGATCTCGCCGCCGTGCTCCCGCACGATCTGGTACGCGACCGCGAGCCCCACCCCCGCTCCATAGCGGCGGGACGTCGAGAACGGCACGAAGAGGCGGTCCAGGCTCTCGCCGGGCGTCTTCGGCCCGTCATGGGCGACCTCGGCCTGCACATGGCCGTCCCCGCTCCGCGTCTCGACCCTCACGCGCCCGCCGCTCGGCACCTGCTGGAGCGCGTACTGGAATACGTTCGCCAGCACCTGGCGCATCTTCTCGTTGTCGAGGAGAAGGCTCGGCACCTCGGGCGAGAGCCGTTTCAAGAGCCGCACGCGCCGGCGCACGAGATCCTCGGACTGGGTCTCGAGCACTTCCTGGACGAGCGCGTTCAGGCTCTGGAGCTTGAGCCTCGGCCTCGTGAGCTGCGCGAGCGAGACCTGCTCGATGAGGATGCGCTCGAGCCGCTCCGTCTCTCTCAGGATGATCTCGAGGTACTCGCGGTTCGGATCCTCCGTCGCGAGGCTCCGGAGCACGCGACGCGCGAACCCCGTCACGGCGGCGATCGGGTTTCGGATCTCCTGCGCGACCTGGATCCCGCGCTCTCCCACCGCGGCGAGCTTCTCCGCGTGGCGGAGCTGCGCCTCGAGCTCGTGGATGCGCCGCTCGGCGCGCGACGCGACCTCGGCGCGCTGGTCGCGCACGGCGGCGAGCGTCGCGATCGAGGCGGCGAGATCCCCGACCTGCGCGTCTTCCGGGTCGAAGGGAGCCGCGGGAGCGGACGCGCGCGCGGAGCGAATGACGAGGATCGCGCCGCGGAGGGCGCCCTCCCACCGGAGCGGCACCGCCAGCGCCGAGCCCCAGTCGGGCGGCAGCGTCCCGGGAAGCCTGGGATCCTGGCGCACCTGGTCCACGAGGATCGGCCGCGGGTCGGCCTCGAGCCAGTGCCGGAGCGCCTCCCCCACCTCGAGGAGATCCCGGTCCTCGGCCGCGGGCTCTCCCGTCGTCGCGGTGATCGAGAACGCATCCGTCTCGCTCCTCGTCCACGCGACCGCCACGTCCGCGTCGAGCGCGGCGAGCAGCGAACGCAGCACGGAAGGATAGCCGGACTCGGAATCGCGGCGATCCCGGGCCTGCGCGGCCAGATCGAGGAGCGTTCGGAGCCCCGCGCCGCGACGGCGCGCGAGATCCAGGAGCCGCGAGCTCTCGAGCGCGATCCCGGCCTGCGCGGCCACCGCGCTCAGGAGCTCCATCTGGTCCGCGGTCCACCCCGCGATGCCCGGCGCCGCCGAGAGGACCAGGAGCCCGCGCACGCGCTCGCGTCCGAACACGGGCAGGAGCGCGACGGGCGCGTCGGGCAGGTGCTCGACGATGCGGCTCGGGAGACGGAGCTCGCGCGACGGGCGCGCCACGACGGCGGTCCGGCCGTCGAAGACGGCGTCGGCGAGGAGGTCCCGGTCCTGGTCCAGGGGGATCGGCGCCTCCCGCAGCCGGTCGAACACGGAGCTGTCGAACGCGCCGGCCGAGTCGAGCGCGTCCACGTCCAGGTACCCCTCCATCGAGGGAATGCCGATGTCCAGGTCCGCGTGCCGGTACGCGGCGCGCAGGGTGAGCGCGGCGGTCTCGGAAGAGACCTCGAAGAAGAGGAGCGAGTCGATCACGTCGCAGTACGCTCCGGCGATCGCCGCGAGGAGGAGCCGCGCCGTGCGTTCCGGATGGGTCGACGCGTGGAGGAGCGGGAGCGCGCGAAGGAGGAGCGCGGCGGTGCGATAGCGGCCTTCCTCCTCCTCGCCGGCCGGAAGCGGCGCGATGCCGCGGCCCTCCTCCTCCACGAGGCGGATCAGGAGGCCTACGGTCGGAAGGACGCCCGAGGCCTTCGGCGTGGCGGTGCCGCTTCGCTCGACGGCCGCCTGGAGGCGCGCGCAGTGGACGCAGTCCTGCGTGAAGCGCGTCTCGAAGTCGGGGCGGGCCTCGAAGGGACACGGCCTCGATTCGAGGAAGCAGACGCCGGCCGCGACGCGATCGGCGGAGCGAACGCGGCGCTCGGCGTATCGCCGCCATTCGAGGACGATCTGCTCTTCCAGCCGCGCCGTGCCCGGCGACCGCTTGACGCCCATCGCGCCCCTCCCTGATGTGATCGAACGGAATGTGCGAGGCGCTCCACCCCCACCTGGAGCGCCCCTCCGCGTGCCTGCACCCCCCCGGGCCGCGATACAGATTGATTTACGGCACGATCGGGGCTTATCTTGAGGCGACAGGTGCGGCGTAACGTATTGACATCAGGAGGATTACGGATGGAAGCCAAGCGGCCGGCGCAGCATCCCCAGCTCAACATGGAGATCGGCGAGAAGGAGGCGGAGGGGATCTACTCGAACTTCGTGGTCATCAGCCACTCCCTCTCCGAGTTCGTTCTCGACTTCGCGCGCGTCCTGCCCGGCACGCCGAAGAGCAAGGTCTTCGCGCGGGTGGTGATGACGCCGCCCAACGTGCGCGCGCTCCTCCATGCCCTCGAGACCAACGTGAAGAAGTACGAGGACACGTTCGGAAAGATCCGCACGCTCGACGAGAATCAGGCGAAGGAAATCGGGTTCACGTCCTCCTGATCCGGCCGGCGCCGGCGTCCTCGCGGAAGCGCCTCGGGGGAAGGCGGACCCGGCGGCGTCTTCCATCTCCGGTGAATCCAGTACCAGTGGTCGGGCCGCTCGCGGATCGCGCCCTCGAGAGCGGCGGTGATCTCGCGCGTGAGGCGGAACACCTCCTCGGTCTCGTCCCGCTTGGGATCGGGCTCCGTCACGAGGACCGACCGCGCGCGGAACGAGCCCCGCCCCACGCGCTCCAGCACCGCGACCAGGATGGGCGCGTTCCCGCGGATCGCGAGCCGGGCCGGGCCCGTGTGGGTCGACGCGGGGCGCCCGAAGAACGGAACGTGGATCCCCGCCTTGCGGGCGTCCTGATCCGGGAGCATGCCCAGGAACGCGCCCGCGCGAAGCGACTTGAGCGCGGTCCGCATGCCCTGCCCGATCAGGATCGGCTCGATGCCGAGCGCGCGGCGCACCTCGTTCAGGTAGGCGTCGCTCCCCGGATTCGTCTGGGCGGGGAGCACGTACTTCACCGGAGCGTAGCGCATCCCGACGGCGGCCCCGATCAGCTCCCAGTTCCCGAAGTGCCCGGTGAGGAGGATCGCGCCGCGCTTCGCGCGCGCCCACTCCTCGGCGGGCTCGAAGCCGACGAACTCCACGCGCGAGAGAATCCTCTCGCGCGGCTCGGCGGGGAGCGCCAGGAATTCGAGGAAGCTCCGGCCCAGCTGCTCGAACGCGCGGCGCGCGAGCGCGCGCGCGGACTCGCCCCCGGGTTGCTCGCCGAGCGATCGCGTCACGTTCTCGATCGCGATCTCGCGCCGGCGCTCGAGCACCCGGAACGCGATCCGGCCGATCGCCGCCCCGACGTCGCTCGCGCGGTCGAATCCGACCGTCCTCGCGGCGGCTCCCATCGTGCGGAGGAGAATCGTCTCGAGCCGCTGGCGCACGGGACGGAACGGACGCGCGCGGGCCATGTCAGGCTCCCGCGCGGCGGAAGCGGAGCCGCGGGACGAGCCGCACGCGCCCGCCGAACTCGCGACGCACCGAGCCGGACATCTCGAGGAGGAGGAGCGCCGCCGAGGCTTCCTGGATCGTGGCCCCCGCGCGCGCGGCGACCTCGTCCACGGTCTCCGGACGCTCGCGCACCGCGGCGAGGATGCGCGCCTCGATCGACCCGGCCGCGACGCCGGGAGGCGCGTGCGAGGGAGCCGCGGTGACCCACGCACCCGGAGGGCGGCTCCGCCTCGCGATCCCCGCCCGGAGCGGCGCGAGCTCCAGCGGAAGCTCCGGCTGCGGCCACGCGCCCCGGCCCGGAAGGAGCGCGAGCACGTCGCCGGGACCGGTCACGAGCGAGGCGCCGCTCCCGCGCAGGAGCGCGTGCGGCGCGGCGCCGTGGGGATTCCAGAGGCTCCAGGGAACGGCGCCCACGGGCCGGCGCATGGATCGCGCGTGGCGCGCCGTGAGGAGCGCGCCGCTCCGCGCGCCGCCTTCGACGACGACCACGGCGTCGGAGAGCGCGGCGAGAAGCCGGTTGCGGCTCGCGAACGCGCTTCGCGTCACGGGAGATCCGGCGGGGCGCTCCGTGAGGAGCCCGACGGAAGCGGCGATCGCTTCCGATAGCTCGCGATGGTCGTCCGGGTAGCAGAGATCGAAGCCCGTCCCCAGCACGGCGCCCGTGCGTCCGGAGGCGGAGAGCGCGCCGCGGTGCGCGGCGGCGTCGATGCCCCGCGCGAGCCCGCTCAGGATCTCGATCCCCCGGTCGGCCAGCGCGGCCGCGAGCTCGAAGGCGATCGCGCCCCCCTCGTCGCTCGCGCGGCGCGATCCCACGATGGCCACGCGCCACCCGGTTCGCTCCCACCCGCCGCGCAGGAACACGACCGGGCGGGTTCCGGACAGGCGCTCGAGTCCATGCGGATACTCCGGATCCTCCGGCGCGACCGCGCGCGGCGCGAGATCGTTCGTGCGCTTCCCGTCCACCCAACCCCCGCGCGCCGCCCCCGCGGCGCCAAGCGTCCGGCCACGGGGCTCAGGCCGAGCCCCGCGCCCCCTCGTCGCCCACCACGTCCTCCCAGAGAAGGCCGCCCTCCTCCGCGCCACCTCGCTCCGCGCGGCGCACCGCCGCGTCGAGCGCGGAAGGCTCGCGCAGGAGGCTCGTCAGCCGCTGGTAGCGCTCGGGATCGCGGGCCTGGATCCCGTCGAGCGCGAACGACTGCGCGCGCTCGGGAAGCGTCCGGACCGCGTCCGCCACGGCGAAGAGGCCCATCTCGTTGCCGCAGAGACCGACCAGCGCGTCGCGTCCCGAGTCCCGCACCGTGCGGTTGGGATCGCGGAGGAGCGCGACGAGCGGCACCGCGGCGACCGGCAGGGCCATGCGGCCGAGGGCCGACGCGGCGGCGCTCCGCGTGTACCAGAGCCCGTACTCGAGGAGCTCGATCAGCCGCTCCACGACGCGCTCGCCGAGCGTGGCGAGGGTGCGCGCCGCCTGGTCCCGAAGGAACCAGCTCTCCTGCTTCAGCACGTCGAGCAGCACCTCGATCGATTCCGGCGTCGGATTCTCCGCGAGCTGGCGGATCCACTCCTGCTTCTCTTCGGGGTCGCGATGGCGCAGCTCCTCCCAGAGCCTTGCCGTGTCCTTGGGAATCATGGCCTCACTCCTTGGTCCCTGGGACGGGATCGCCGTCCCTCCCGCGCGTCTCGGAGTCCTCCGGCCGCTCCGACTCGAGCATCGTCCAGATCCGGTCCAGCAATTCCTTCGTTCCCTCTCCGGTCACCCCGGAGACGGCCCCGCCCCACCCGGCGCCGTGCAGCGCGAACGGGGGGTCCGGCATCGATCCTCCTCCGACGAGATCGCTCCGGCTCATGGCGACGATCGTCGGCTTCCTCGTCAGGTCCTCGTGATACGAGCGGAGCTCGTGGCGCAGGACCTCGACGTCCCGCTCCGGCTCCGCGGACATGCTGTCGATCAGGACGAGCAGGACTCGCGTGCGCCACACGTGCCGCAGGAACTCGTGGCCGAGCCCTTTGCCCTGATGGGCTCCCTCGATGAGACCCGGCAGATCCGCCATGACGAAGCTCTGCTCGTCGCGCACGCGAACCAGACCGAGATGGGGCTCGAGCGTGGTGAACGGGTAGTCGGCGATCTTGGGGCGCGCCGCGCTGAGGCGGGAGAGGAGCGTCGATTTCCCGACGTTCGGGAACCCCACGAGACCGACGTCCGCGATGAGTCGGAGCTCGAGGCGCAGCCTCCGCTCCTCGCCCTCGCGCCCCGGCTCGGCTTCGCGCGGCGCCTGGTGCGTGGGGGTCGCGAACTTCGCGTTCCCCCGGCCTCCGCGGCCGCCGCGCGCGGCCACGAACGTGGCGTCCGGTCCGACCATGTCCGCGAGCACCTCCCCCGTCTCTTCATCCATCACCACGGTGCCCTGGGGCACGGCGACCCTCAGATCCGCGCCGCCTCTGCCGAACTTCTGGTTCCCGGAGCCGTGCGCGCCGGACGGCGCGCGAAAATGGGTGCGCGACTGGAAGTCGAGCAGCGTGCGAAGGTGGGGATTCACGAACAGGATCACGCTTCCCCCGCTCCCTCCATCGCCTCCGTCGGGCCCTCCCTTCGGGACGTACTTCTCGCGGCGGAAGCTCACGCAGCCGTTGCCGCCGCGTCCGGCCACGACGTGGATGGACGCACGATCGGCGAGCACGCGGAGCCTTGCCTACGCGACCGCTTCGATCGCCATGGCCTCGATCACCGCGTCCGCGGCCGCCTGCGTGCCCACGGCCGAGGGATCGTCCCGCCGCTCCTTCATGTCGTACGTGACGCGCTTCTTCTCGCGCACGACTCTCGCGATCGCGCGCTCCAGCCGGTCCGCGGCCTCCCGCTCTCCGAGATACCGCAGCATCAGCATCCCGCTCAGGATCATCGCGAGCGGGTTCACCTTGTCCTTCCCCGTGTACTTCGGAGCGCTCCCGTGCGTCGGCTCGAAGAGCGCGACGCCGTCGCCGATGTTGGCGCCGGGCGCGACGCCGAGCCCGCCCACGAGCCCCGCGGCGAGGTCGGAGATGATGTCGCCGTAGAGGTTCGGGAGCACGAGCACGTCATAGTCCTCGGGGACCTGGACCAGCTGCATGCACATGTTGTCCACGATCCGGTCCTGGAACCCGATCGCCGGGTACTCCTCCGCGACGCGGCGCGCGGTCTCGAGGAAGAGGCCGTCCGTGTTCTTCATGATGTTCGCCTTGTGCACCGCCGTCACCGAGCGGCGGCCGAGCTTCCGCGCGTACTCGAACGCGTGGCGCACGATCCGCTCGGTCCCCGACACGCTGATCGGCTTGATCGAGATCCCGGAATCCTCCTTGATCTCGCGATTGGCCTCGACGCGCACCAGGTCGCGGAGCGCGGTCGCTCCGTGCGACCCGACGGGGAACTCGATCCCCGCGTAGAGGTCCTCCGTGTTCTCCCGGATGATGACGAGATCGATGTTCTCGTAGCGGGAGCGAACGCCCGGATAGGACTTGCACGGACGCTCGCACGCGTAGAGGTCGAGCTCCTTCCGGAGCGCCACGTTCACGCTGCGGAAGCCCGACCCGACCGGCGTCGTGATCGGCCCCTTGAGACCGACCTTGTTCTTCCGGAGGGAGGCGAGCACGCGCTCGGGGAGGGGCGTCCCCTCGCGCTCGTAGACCTCCGTCCCTGCGTGCTGGATGTCCCACTCGAACGCGATGCCGGTGGACTCCAGCACCCGGCGAGTCGCCTGCGCCAGCTCCGGGCCGGTGCCGTCGCCCGGAATCAAGGTCACGCGGTAAGCCATGGACTCCCTTCCGATCTAAGTGGAAATGATGGACGCAAACGTCTGGTGTGCGGCGAGTTCTGCAGTTGACGTGCCCCCGGCGCAGACCCCTCCGGCTCGGGCCTGGACGCGATGGGCGCACGCTAGCAGAGGCGTACGCTCGAGGTCAAAAGGATTCGGCTCGCGTGGGTTACGAGGACGAGTCCTTCGAGGGCGACGGCTTCGGTTCGGGCTTCGGTTCCGACTTCTTCGAACCCTCATCCTTCGCTGGAGCCGACCCGCCGGACTCCTTCTTCTGCTGCTCCTTGTAGGATTTCGAGCGGTAATCCGTGATGTAGAAGCCGCTCCCCTTGAAGACGATCCCCGCGCCGGTGCCGATGAGCCTTCGCACCTTGCCGCGGCACTTCGGACAGCGGCTCTTGGGCGGGTCGGTCATCTTCTGGAAGACCTCGAATCGGTGTCCGCACTTCTGGCATTCGTACTCGTAGGTCGGCATCTTTACGCGCGCGCCATGACGCGCGCGCCGCAGCGCGCGCAACGTACAGCGTTCCCCATCCACAGACGATCCAACGGGCATTCCCGAACCGTCCGAGTCATAGTCCTCGCAACGCCTCCTCCAGCCGATTCATTCCCTCGGTGATGTCCCGCTCCGAGATGGCATACGAGAGCCGGAGGTGCCCCTCCATCCCGAACGCCGATCCCGGGACGCACACGATCTGGGCTTCATCGATCAGGTAATCGCACAAGGAGACGGAGTCCGTGACGCCGTTCCGGGCGGCGCGGATCCGTTCCGAGAAGTCGGGAAAGACGTAGAACGCGCCGTCCGGCGCCGCGAGGCGGACGCCCTGGAGCCGCGACACGCGCTCCACGATGAGATCGCGTCGCGCCGCGAACCGCTCCCGCATGTCGAGCGCGGGGCCGCGATCCCCCGTCAGCGCCCGGAGCGCCGCCTGCTGGGAGACGCTCGATGGATTCGAGGTCATCTGCCCCTGGAGCCGCTCCATCGCTTCCGCCACCTCGCGCGCCGCGGCCGCGTAGCCGAGCCTCCATCCGGTCATCGCCCACGTCTTCGACACGCCGTTCACGACCACGGT is a genomic window containing:
- a CDS encoding ATP-binding protein encodes the protein MGVKRSPGTARLEEQIVLEWRRYAERRVRSADRVAAGVCFLESRPCPFEARPDFETRFTQDCVHCARLQAAVERSGTATPKASGVLPTVGLLIRLVEEEGRGIAPLPAGEEEEGRYRTAALLLRALPLLHASTHPERTARLLLAAIAGAYCDVIDSLLFFEVSSETAALTLRAAYRHADLDIGIPSMEGYLDVDALDSAGAFDSSVFDRLREAPIPLDQDRDLLADAVFDGRTAVVARPSRELRLPSRIVEHLPDAPVALLPVFGRERVRGLLVLSAAPGIAGWTADQMELLSAVAAQAGIALESSRLLDLARRRGAGLRTLLDLAAQARDRRDSESGYPSVLRSLLAALDADVAVAWTRSETDAFSITATTGEPAAEDRDLLEVGEALRHWLEADPRPILVDQVRQDPRLPGTLPPDWGSALAVPLRWEGALRGAILVIRSARASAPAAPFDPEDAQVGDLAASIATLAAVRDQRAEVASRAERRIHELEAQLRHAEKLAAVGERGIQVAQEIRNPIAAVTGFARRVLRSLATEDPNREYLEIILRETERLERILIEQVSLAQLTRPRLKLQSLNALVQEVLETQSEDLVRRRVRLLKRLSPEVPSLLLDNEKMRQVLANVFQYALQQVPSGGRVRVETRSGDGHVQAEVAHDGPKTPGESLDRLFVPFSTSRRYGAGVGLAVAYQIVREHGGEIRARSEGDWSSILTIYLPVRENTDRRGKPDRRGGRSDRRRRLA
- a CDS encoding DUF3467 domain-containing protein; this encodes MEAKRPAQHPQLNMEIGEKEAEGIYSNFVVISHSLSEFVLDFARVLPGTPKSKVFARVVMTPPNVRALLHALETNVKKYEDTFGKIRTLDENQAKEIGFTSS
- a CDS encoding lysophospholipid acyltransferase family protein, producing MARARPFRPVRQRLETILLRTMGAAARTVGFDRASDVGAAIGRIAFRVLERRREIAIENVTRSLGEQPGGESARALARRAFEQLGRSFLEFLALPAEPRERILSRVEFVGFEPAEEWARAKRGAILLTGHFGNWELIGAAVGMRYAPVKYVLPAQTNPGSDAYLNEVRRALGIEPILIGQGMRTALKSLRAGAFLGMLPDQDARKAGIHVPFFGRPASTHTGPARLAIRGNAPILVAVLERVGRGSFRARSVLVTEPDPKRDETEEVFRLTREITAALEGAIRERPDHWYWIHRRWKTPPGPPSPEALPRGRRRRPDQEDVNPISFA
- a CDS encoding DNA-processing protein DprA; protein product: MDGKRTNDLAPRAVAPEDPEYPHGLERLSGTRPVVFLRGGWERTGWRVAIVGSRRASDEGGAIAFELAAALADRGIEILSGLARGIDAAAHRGALSASGRTGAVLGTGFDLCYPDDHRELSEAIAASVGLLTERPAGSPVTRSAFASRNRLLAALSDAVVVVEGGARSGALLTARHARSMRRPVGAVPWSLWNPHGAAPHALLRGSGASLVTGPGDVLALLPGRGAWPQPELPLELAPLRAGIARRSRPPGAWVTAAPSHAPPGVAAGSIEARILAAVRERPETVDEVAARAGATIQEASAALLLLEMSGSVRREFGGRVRLVPRLRFRRAGA
- a CDS encoding HEAT repeat domain-containing protein, with product MIPKDTARLWEELRHRDPEEKQEWIRQLAENPTPESIEVLLDVLKQESWFLRDQAARTLATLGERVVERLIELLEYGLWYTRSAAASALGRMALPVAAVPLVALLRDPNRTVRDSGRDALVGLCGNEMGLFAVADAVRTLPERAQSFALDGIQARDPERYQRLTSLLREPSALDAAVRRAERGGAEEGGLLWEDVVGDEGARGSA